CAAGATGTGGAAAAATTTAAGGAAATAATCAATTGTGTGCATGAAGCAGAGCAGTATGATGAAATTTTTGATTCGGCTTTAATTTGTTTATCGAACATACAGAATAAGCTAGATATTCAACCAGAAAATCCCCTAACAGAACTCAGAGCTTCACAAATCAACGTTGAAATTGAGCTAACTAGGCTCTGTGAACAAAATATTAGAGTAAGCATGTGAGTGCTTCAACAAAATTCAAAAAACCAATAAAGACCTCATAAGTCTTATCAAAATAGGAGATTTCTAATAGTGGCAAATACCATGTATTTCTTTCAATTTGCCACTACCTAAATCACACATTGTCTTCCAGAAGGAAAATTTTTGTTCCACTGGCAACCACCTCATGTATAGCTTTACTTTCATAATAAGAAAAATGGCAAAAGCAATTTTAGATCTACTCTAATAAAAGCCTATTTTCCTTGAAACTAAAATAGCTACTAAATGTGATAATAATATGATCTATTAATTCTATTCCTATGCTTTTGCAAGCTTCTGCAAGCTGTCTAGTGAGAAACATATCGCTACTTGAAGGCTGTATATCTCCACTTGGGTGATTGTGGGATATTACAATCGATGTTGAGCCAATCAAAAGAGCGCGTCTTATGATCTCTCTAACGTAAATAGGAGTTTGATCTACTGTACCAAAGTTCTGCAGATCTTCCGCTATTAGACGATATCTTTTATTCATATAGATGACGCGAAAATTTTCTTTATTAAGGCTTCCTATACTTACTTTTAAATAATCAAGCAAATTTTCCCAGTTATTGATTATAGGTAGGTCCTTTATTTCTTCTCGTGCAGAACGAACAAAAGCCTGTTTCACACAAAAGATAGCAGATATGGCTGCATTATTAACTCCTTCAATATTTTGCAGTGCTTCTAAATCGGCATTAAAAACTTTATTTAAACTGCCCAAATTTTCTATCAAACTCTTTGCTACTGGCTTTACATCGATTCTACTATATGCTGAATATAAAATGTGTTCTAAAATCTCATAATCAAGCAATGATTGTCCGTTATCTAAAATAATTCTCTCTCTTAGGCGCT
This sequence is a window from Wolbachia endosymbiont (group B) of Protocalliphora azurea. Protein-coding genes within it:
- the radC gene encoding RadC family protein: MKDYKKGHRKRLRERIILDNGQSLLDYEILEHILYSAYSRIDVKPVAKSLIENLGSLNKVFNADLEALQNIEGVNNAAISAIFCVKQAFVRSAREEIKDLPIINNWENLLDYLKVSIGSLNKENFRVIYMNKRYRLIAEDLQNFGTVDQTPIYVREIIRRALLIGSTSIVISHNHPSGDIQPSSSDMFLTRQLAEACKSIGIELIDHIIITFSSYFSFKENRLLLE